A region of Pseudomonas marginalis DNA encodes the following proteins:
- the serA gene encoding phosphoglycerate dehydrogenase yields the protein MSKTSLDKSKIKFLLLEGVHPSAVDVLKAAGYTSIEYITSSLPEAQLKEKIADAHFIGIRSRTQLTEEIFDHAKKLVAVGCFCIGTNQVDLNAARERGIAVFNAPYSNTRSVAELVLAEAILLLRGIPEKNASCHRGGWIKSAANSFEIRGKKLGIVGYGSIGTQLSVLAEGLGMQVFFYDTLTKLPLGNATQVSSLTELLGMSDIVTLHVPETAETQWMIGEKEIRAIKKGGILINAARGTVVELDALADAIKDKHLIGAAIDVFPVEPRSNDDIFESPLRGLDNVILTPHIGGSTAEAQANIGLEVSEKLVKYSDNGTSVSSVNFPEVALPAHPGKHRLLHIHQNIPGVMMEINKVFAENGINISGQFLQTNEKVGYVVIDVDAEYSDLAQEKLQHINGTIRSRVLF from the coding sequence ATGAGCAAGACTTCTCTCGATAAGAGCAAGATCAAGTTCCTTCTTTTGGAAGGCGTCCACCCATCGGCTGTCGACGTTCTGAAAGCTGCCGGGTACACCAGCATTGAGTACATCACCAGTTCTCTGCCGGAAGCCCAGCTCAAGGAAAAGATCGCCGATGCACACTTCATCGGCATTCGCTCCCGCACTCAACTGACCGAAGAGATCTTCGATCACGCCAAGAAACTCGTGGCAGTTGGCTGTTTCTGCATCGGCACCAACCAGGTCGACCTCAATGCAGCGCGCGAGCGCGGCATCGCAGTGTTCAATGCCCCGTACTCCAACACCCGTTCCGTCGCGGAGCTGGTGCTGGCCGAGGCCATCCTGCTGTTGCGCGGTATCCCTGAGAAGAACGCCTCCTGCCACCGTGGCGGCTGGATCAAGAGCGCGGCCAACTCCTTCGAAATCCGGGGCAAGAAGCTGGGTATCGTCGGTTACGGTTCGATCGGCACGCAACTGTCGGTACTGGCCGAAGGCCTGGGCATGCAGGTGTTCTTCTACGACACCCTGACCAAGCTGCCATTGGGCAACGCCACCCAGGTGTCGAGCCTGACCGAACTGCTGGGCATGTCCGACATCGTCACCCTGCACGTTCCGGAAACCGCTGAGACCCAGTGGATGATCGGCGAGAAGGAAATCCGCGCCATCAAGAAAGGCGGCATCCTGATCAACGCTGCACGGGGCACCGTGGTCGAGCTGGACGCCCTGGCCGACGCCATCAAGGACAAGCACCTGATCGGCGCCGCAATCGACGTGTTCCCGGTGGAGCCACGCTCCAACGACGACATCTTCGAAAGCCCGCTGCGTGGCCTGGACAACGTGATCCTGACCCCGCACATCGGTGGTTCCACTGCCGAAGCCCAAGCCAACATCGGCCTGGAAGTGTCGGAGAAACTGGTCAAGTACAGCGACAACGGTACCTCGGTATCGTCCGTCAACTTCCCGGAAGTGGCCCTGCCGGCTCACCCTGGCAAGCACCGCCTGCTGCACATCCACCAGAACATCCCTGGGGTGATGATGGAGATCAACAAGGTGTTCGCGGAAAACGGCATCAACATCTCCGGTCAGTTCCTGCAGACCAACGAGAAGGTCGGCTACGTGGTGATCGACGTCGACGCCGAGTACTCGGACCTGGCGCAAGAGAAGCTGCAGCACATCAACGGCACTATCCGTAGCCGCGTGTTGTTCTAA
- a CDS encoding DUF4399 domain-containing protein: protein MKALLSRATIASLLLGASMLANAADVPRTPAPKGAEVFIVSPKDGATVDKTFTVKFGVKGLDLEPIDKQVPNAGHHHLLVDQDVQSLKADEAIPATATSIHFGKAQTETELTLAPGKHTLQLVAGDNVHRQFEPTVASKVITVNVK, encoded by the coding sequence ATGAAAGCCCTATTGTCCCGTGCAACCATTGCCAGCCTGCTGCTGGGTGCCTCGATGTTGGCGAATGCCGCCGATGTTCCGCGTACCCCCGCGCCCAAGGGGGCTGAGGTGTTTATCGTCTCGCCCAAGGATGGCGCGACCGTCGACAAAACCTTCACCGTCAAATTCGGCGTCAAGGGCCTGGACCTTGAGCCGATCGACAAGCAAGTACCAAACGCCGGCCACCATCATCTGCTGGTAGACCAGGATGTACAGTCGCTGAAGGCTGATGAGGCCATCCCAGCCACCGCCACGTCGATTCACTTCGGTAAGGCGCAGACTGAAACCGAACTGACCCTGGCTCCAGGCAAGCACACCCTGCAACTGGTCGCAGGCGACAACGTGCATCGCCAATTCGAGCCCACTGTAGCCTCGAAAGTGATCACGGTTAACGTCAAGTAA
- a CDS encoding transporter substrate-binding domain-containing protein yields MRFSPGLLLLLPLLSPLAHAELIDDVNDRGELRIALEANTPPYNFKEGDKLTGFEVELGELLAKEMDVRPSFITTDDADMLPGVSTGKYDVAINHVAMTAELKDQFDFSEAYHDKPELAIPFQKGNPAFKTSLDGALKRVKDDGRLKALSQKWFEDQAPTGAPTPVPPQATPAH; encoded by the coding sequence ATGCGCTTTTCGCCTGGCCTGTTACTGTTGCTGCCCCTTCTGAGCCCCCTGGCTCATGCCGAACTGATCGACGATGTAAACGATCGCGGCGAACTCCGCATCGCCCTTGAAGCCAACACACCACCGTACAATTTCAAGGAAGGCGACAAACTCACCGGCTTTGAAGTCGAGCTGGGTGAATTGCTGGCAAAGGAAATGGACGTGCGCCCCTCGTTTATCACCACCGACGATGCCGACATGCTGCCGGGGGTCTCAACCGGCAAATACGATGTGGCCATCAACCATGTCGCTATGACTGCCGAGCTTAAGGATCAGTTCGATTTCAGCGAGGCTTATCACGACAAGCCTGAACTGGCGATCCCGTTCCAGAAGGGCAACCCGGCCTTCAAGACCAGCCTGGACGGGGCGTTGAAGCGGGTGAAGGACGATGGCCGATTAAAGGCACTGTCCCAGAAGTGGTTCGAGGACCAGGCCCCTACAGGCGCGCCAACGCCAGTGCCGCCGCAGGCAACTCCAGCTCACTGA
- a CDS encoding DUF523 domain-containing protein, which produces MQKILISRCLLGHKVRYDGGASGPFDQLAAWQAEGRVVAICPEVSGGLPTPRPSAEIPGGQGIDVWEGRAQVLTAEGEDFSAAFLDGARQALALVQRHHIRIAILKANSPSCGNLLTYDGTFTGVKVSGEGVTAALLKRHGVQVFSELELPAAALALARL; this is translated from the coding sequence ATGCAAAAGATTCTGATCAGCCGCTGCCTGCTTGGCCACAAGGTGCGCTACGACGGTGGGGCCAGCGGGCCGTTCGATCAACTGGCGGCGTGGCAGGCTGAAGGGCGCGTGGTTGCGATCTGCCCGGAAGTGTCGGGCGGTCTGCCGACGCCCAGGCCCTCTGCCGAGATTCCAGGTGGGCAGGGCATCGATGTGTGGGAAGGCCGCGCCCAAGTGTTGACGGCCGAGGGCGAAGACTTCAGCGCCGCCTTCCTCGACGGCGCCCGGCAAGCCTTGGCGTTGGTGCAGCGCCATCACATCCGCATCGCCATTCTCAAGGCCAATAGCCCGTCCTGCGGCAACCTGCTGACTTATGACGGCACTTTCACCGGTGTCAAGGTCAGTGGCGAAGGTGTCACGGCGGCGCTGCTCAAGCGCCATGGCGTGCAGGTGTTCAGTGAGCTGGAGTTGCCTGCGGCGGCACTGGCGTTGGCGCGCCTGTAG
- a CDS encoding 2OG-Fe(II) oxygenase produces the protein MRAMQIPLDHPLLQRIVDDLAEKGWSQQNGFLPQALTLELAAECRKRAAEGELAPAAVGRGPAQEIREGIRGDHIQWLEEGDAAVCDSYMALMDTLRLAMNRGLFLGLEDFESHFAMYPPGAFYLRHLDRFRDDDRRMVSAVIYLNDAWLPEHGGQLRMYLKDGVEYDVVPSGGCLVVFLSGEVPHEVMPATRERLSLTGWFRRRGNEPF, from the coding sequence ATGCGCGCCATGCAAATACCCCTCGATCACCCCCTGCTGCAACGCATCGTCGATGACCTGGCCGAAAAAGGCTGGTCGCAGCAGAACGGCTTCCTGCCCCAGGCTCTGACCCTGGAACTGGCGGCTGAGTGCCGTAAACGTGCGGCCGAGGGTGAACTGGCCCCGGCGGCAGTGGGGCGCGGGCCGGCCCAGGAGATTCGCGAGGGTATTCGCGGCGACCATATCCAGTGGCTGGAGGAGGGCGACGCGGCGGTCTGTGACAGCTATATGGCGTTGATGGACACGCTGCGCCTGGCGATGAACCGTGGTTTGTTCCTCGGCCTTGAGGATTTCGAAAGCCACTTCGCGATGTATCCCCCCGGCGCGTTTTACCTCAGGCACCTGGACCGGTTCCGCGACGATGATCGGCGCATGGTTTCGGCGGTGATCTACTTGAACGACGCCTGGTTGCCCGAGCACGGTGGCCAGTTGCGTATGTACCTCAAGGACGGCGTCGAATACGACGTGGTGCCCAGCGGTGGATGCCTGGTGGTGTTCCTGTCGGGCGAAGTGCCCCACGAAGTCATGCCGGCTACGCGCGAGCGCCTGTCTCTCACCGGCTGGTTTCGTCGGCGCGGCAACGAGCCGTTCTAA
- a CDS encoding DUF2059 domain-containing protein, with amino-acid sequence MRRLFFSLLMFCVLPAWADGHDQLYKVAGWAEQRAHFNDALSAAQQRYRNSLPPAVYQALVDNSNKRFAAQAMDQRAEAQLRKHLADPAPALAFFQSPLGRKVVAAELLATRRDQLAKNAQGLPHIEADATRSLIIGHLAQALPAREAGAEVSLAIAGVAADSLSQMIPGLLGGGQAQGMLNGQRERLMQQIGNDLNNTLLYVYRDLSDPELEEFATFAESPEGKAYYQAALAAIRAGLAVGQSTSSLTQ; translated from the coding sequence ATGCGTCGTTTGTTTTTTTCCTTGCTGATGTTCTGCGTTTTGCCCGCCTGGGCAGACGGCCATGACCAGTTGTACAAGGTCGCCGGCTGGGCCGAACAACGTGCGCATTTCAATGACGCCCTCAGTGCTGCCCAGCAACGCTACCGTAACAGCCTGCCGCCGGCGGTGTACCAGGCGCTGGTGGACAACAGCAACAAGCGCTTTGCCGCCCAGGCCATGGACCAGCGCGCCGAAGCCCAGTTACGCAAGCACCTGGCGGACCCTGCGCCGGCCCTGGCGTTTTTCCAATCGCCCCTGGGCCGCAAGGTCGTTGCGGCCGAGTTGCTGGCCACGCGCCGCGACCAGTTGGCAAAAAACGCCCAAGGCCTGCCGCACATCGAGGCTGACGCCACTCGCAGCCTGATCATCGGCCACCTGGCCCAGGCCTTGCCCGCCCGCGAAGCCGGGGCGGAAGTGAGCCTGGCGATCGCCGGCGTGGCCGCCGACAGCTTGAGTCAGATGATCCCCGGCCTGCTGGGTGGCGGCCAGGCCCAAGGCATGCTGAATGGCCAGCGTGAGCGGCTGATGCAACAGATTGGCAATGACCTGAACAACACTCTGCTCTACGTCTATCGGGATTTGTCCGACCCGGAGCTGGAAGAGTTCGCGACGTTTGCGGAGTCACCGGAAGGTAAGGCGTATTACCAGGCGGCGCTGGCGGCGATTCGCGCAGGTCTGGCAGTCGGCCAGAGCACTTCAAGCCTGACGCAGTAA
- a CDS encoding alpha/beta hydrolase — MPVTFDPDHLRESLRPLVDAQPLSAEARVYQRFYGLDLSARKVPTVSRLGRFEVAGFEVVAQVWWPPVPVATMFMFHGFYDHMGLYRHVVDWALDQGFVVIACDLPGHGLSSGARASIDDFAVYQDVVQALFAQAQALQLPQPWHLFGQSTGGAVVVDHLLNRGADSPAQGKTFLLSPLVRPRAWGWSQVSYYLLRPFVKGIARRFSENTHDPAFKPFLEADPLQPRQLPTAWVGALARWIKRIEAAPRSPRRPVIVQGEEDMTVDWQHNLQVLRGKFDQPEVLMLPRGRHHLANEIPQIREEYFRYLTDHLK; from the coding sequence ATGCCTGTGACCTTTGACCCTGATCACCTTCGCGAAAGCCTGCGGCCCCTGGTGGATGCGCAACCGCTTTCAGCCGAAGCACGGGTCTACCAGCGTTTCTACGGACTGGACCTGAGTGCACGCAAAGTGCCGACAGTGAGTCGGCTGGGGCGTTTCGAGGTGGCTGGGTTCGAGGTGGTCGCCCAGGTGTGGTGGCCGCCCGTGCCGGTGGCGACGATGTTTATGTTCCACGGCTTCTACGACCATATGGGCCTGTATCGCCACGTGGTGGACTGGGCCCTGGACCAGGGCTTTGTGGTAATCGCCTGCGATTTGCCGGGCCATGGCTTATCCAGTGGCGCGCGCGCCAGCATCGATGATTTTGCCGTGTACCAGGATGTGGTGCAGGCACTGTTCGCCCAGGCCCAAGCGCTGCAATTGCCGCAGCCCTGGCACTTGTTCGGGCAAAGCACCGGCGGCGCGGTGGTGGTGGATCACTTGCTCAACCGGGGGGCCGACAGCCCCGCCCAGGGCAAAACCTTCCTGCTCTCACCGCTGGTGCGGCCGCGTGCGTGGGGATGGTCACAGGTCAGCTATTACCTGCTGCGCCCGTTCGTCAAAGGCATCGCCCGGCGTTTCAGCGAGAACACTCACGACCCGGCGTTCAAGCCGTTCCTGGAAGCCGACCCGCTGCAACCCCGCCAACTGCCCACCGCCTGGGTAGGTGCCCTGGCGCGCTGGATCAAACGCATCGAAGCCGCCCCGCGCAGCCCTCGGCGGCCGGTGATTGTGCAGGGTGAGGAAGACATGACGGTGGATTGGCAGCACAACTTGCAGGTGCTACGGGGCAAGTTCGACCAGCCCGAGGTGTTGATGCTGCCGCGCGGCCGGCATCACTTGGCGAATGAGATTCCGCAGATTCGCGAAGAGTACTTCCGGTATTTGACAGACCATCTGAAATAA
- a CDS encoding DUF6436 domain-containing protein, producing the protein MRQPYRNALFASLILIICAGVLWAAYDWFQGRYLRAFSEHTAVFSGDPLRLPAELSGPGPIRLVHFWDPACPCNVGNQQHLGELIEQYAPQGVEFYALQKAGSHGQLPDNLRKMKTLTALPGAGEVPASPAVGIWDRTGKLAYFGPYSEGLTCNSNNSFIEPILKALEAGRDVNATHTLAVGCYCSWSKDE; encoded by the coding sequence ATGCGACAGCCTTACCGTAACGCCCTGTTCGCCAGCCTGATCCTCATCATCTGCGCCGGTGTGCTGTGGGCGGCCTATGACTGGTTCCAGGGCCGCTACCTGCGCGCCTTCAGTGAACACACGGCGGTATTCTCCGGCGACCCCCTGCGCCTGCCCGCCGAACTCAGCGGCCCCGGGCCGATCCGCCTGGTGCACTTCTGGGACCCCGCTTGCCCGTGCAACGTCGGCAACCAGCAGCACCTGGGCGAGTTGATCGAGCAATACGCGCCCCAGGGCGTCGAGTTCTATGCCCTGCAAAAAGCCGGCAGCCACGGCCAGTTGCCCGATAACCTGCGCAAGATGAAAACCCTCACCGCCCTGCCCGGCGCCGGCGAGGTGCCGGCCAGCCCCGCCGTGGGCATCTGGGACCGAACCGGCAAGCTCGCGTATTTCGGGCCCTACAGCGAAGGGCTGACGTGTAATTCCAATAACAGTTTTATCGAGCCGATCCTGAAAGCCCTTGAAGCCGGCCGAGACGTGAACGCCACGCACACCCTGGCGGTGGGCTGCTATTGTTCGTGGTCGAAAGATGAGTAG
- a CDS encoding penicillin acylase family protein: MKRVLQVLAVLLVLIALGAGWYVYSKQPTRQGTVELANLQGSVTVRYDDRGVPHIRAENETDLYRALGYVHAQDRLFQMEIMRRLARGELAEVLGPKLLETDKLFRSLRIRDRAATYVAQQDHESAHWKALQAYLDGINQYQDSHARPMEFDVLGIPRRAFTAEDTISVAGYMAYSFAAAFRTEPLLTYVRDQLGSDYLNVFDLDWQPKGALNLADSDWKTLGALAALSEQALADNGLPQFEGSNAWAISGSRTKSGKPLLAGDPHIRFSVPSVWYEAQLSAPGFELYGYHNALVPVAFLGHNLDFGWSLTMFQNDDLDLIAEKVNPDNANQVWYHGQWVDMTRSEQQIAVKGQAPVSLTLRQSPHGPIVNDVLGDNGGKTPIAMWWAFLDTQNPILEGFYQLNRADTLAKARTAASKVSAPGLNIVWANARGDIGWWAAAQLPIRPAGANPGFILDGSTAEADKLGFYPFSANPQEENPARGYVVSANAQPASPTGMEIPGYYNLADRGQQLNAQLSDKSVKWDVTNSQALQLGTTTAFGPRLLAPLLPVLHEVVTDPAQLKLVEQLAGWKGDYPLDSTSATLFNQFLFNLADAAFHPKLGDGMFKTLLTTRVIDAALPRLAADPASPWWDGKRADTVKRAWDNSLAHLKTTFGDDPTQWQWGKAHTLTHGHPLGSQKPLDLIVNVGPFPAPGTHEVPNNQSAVIGPAPWPVTYGPSTRRLIDFADVAHALTINPVGQSGVPFDKHYGDQAETYIEGGYEQAHFSDEEVTANTRSTLKLLPAR, from the coding sequence ATGAAGCGCGTCCTGCAGGTTCTTGCGGTTCTGCTGGTGCTGATCGCCCTCGGTGCGGGCTGGTACGTCTACAGCAAGCAACCCACCCGCCAGGGCACGGTTGAACTGGCCAACCTACAAGGCTCGGTCACCGTGCGCTACGACGACCGTGGCGTGCCGCATATTCGCGCCGAGAACGAGACCGACCTGTATCGCGCCCTGGGCTACGTGCATGCCCAGGACCGCCTGTTCCAGATGGAGATCATGCGCCGCCTGGCCCGTGGCGAACTGGCCGAGGTGCTCGGACCGAAGCTGCTGGAGACCGACAAGTTGTTCCGCAGCCTGCGCATTCGTGACCGCGCCGCCACCTACGTGGCCCAGCAGGACCATGAGTCGGCGCACTGGAAGGCCCTGCAAGCCTATCTGGACGGGATCAACCAGTATCAGGACAGCCACGCCCGCCCGATGGAGTTCGACGTACTGGGCATCCCCAGGCGCGCGTTTACCGCCGAGGACACCATCAGCGTCGCCGGGTACATGGCCTACAGCTTTGCCGCTGCGTTTCGTACCGAGCCCTTGCTGACTTACGTCCGCGACCAACTGGGCAGCGACTACCTGAACGTCTTCGACCTCGACTGGCAACCCAAGGGCGCCCTCAACCTGGCCGACAGTGACTGGAAAACCCTCGGCGCCCTCGCCGCCCTGAGCGAGCAGGCGTTGGCCGACAACGGCTTGCCGCAATTCGAGGGCAGCAACGCCTGGGCCATCAGTGGCAGTCGCACCAAGAGCGGCAAACCGCTGCTGGCGGGTGACCCGCATATTCGCTTCTCGGTGCCGTCGGTGTGGTACGAGGCGCAGCTGTCGGCGCCGGGCTTCGAGCTGTATGGCTATCACAACGCGCTGGTACCCGTGGCGTTCCTGGGGCACAACCTGGATTTCGGCTGGAGCCTGACCATGTTCCAGAACGACGACCTCGACCTGATCGCCGAAAAGGTCAACCCGGACAACGCCAACCAGGTCTGGTACCACGGCCAGTGGGTCGACATGACCCGCAGCGAGCAACAGATCGCCGTAAAAGGCCAGGCACCGGTCAGCCTCACCCTGCGCCAGTCACCCCACGGCCCGATCGTCAATGACGTGCTCGGCGACAACGGCGGCAAGACGCCGATTGCCATGTGGTGGGCGTTCCTCGACACCCAGAACCCGATCCTCGAAGGTTTCTACCAGCTCAACCGCGCCGACACGTTGGCCAAGGCCCGTACGGCGGCGTCCAAAGTGTCGGCACCGGGGCTGAATATCGTGTGGGCCAATGCCAGGGGCGATATCGGCTGGTGGGCGGCGGCACAGTTGCCGATTCGCCCGGCAGGTGCCAACCCAGGGTTTATCCTCGACGGCAGCACCGCCGAGGCCGACAAGCTGGGCTTCTACCCCTTCAGCGCCAACCCCCAGGAAGAAAACCCGGCGCGTGGCTATGTGGTCTCGGCCAATGCCCAGCCGGCGTCGCCCACCGGCATGGAAATCCCCGGCTATTACAACCTCGCCGACCGGGGCCAGCAGTTGAACGCGCAGTTGAGCGACAAGAGCGTGAAGTGGGATGTGACCAACAGCCAGGCCCTGCAACTGGGCACCACCACCGCCTTCGGCCCGCGCCTGCTGGCGCCGCTGTTGCCGGTGCTGCACGAGGTGGTCACAGACCCGGCGCAGTTGAAGCTGGTGGAACAGCTTGCCGGCTGGAAGGGTGACTACCCGCTGGATTCCACCAGCGCCACGCTGTTCAACCAGTTCCTGTTCAACCTCGCCGACGCGGCCTTCCACCCGAAGCTGGGTGACGGGATGTTCAAGACCCTACTCACCACCCGCGTGATCGACGCCGCCCTGCCCCGCCTGGCTGCCGACCCGGCCTCGCCCTGGTGGGACGGCAAGCGCGCCGACACCGTCAAGCGGGCCTGGGACAACAGCCTCGCGCACCTCAAGACCACCTTCGGCGATGACCCGACGCAATGGCAGTGGGGCAAGGCTCATACCCTGACCCACGGTCATCCGCTGGGCTCACAGAAACCCTTGGACCTGATCGTCAACGTCGGCCCGTTCCCGGCACCCGGCACCCACGAAGTGCCGAACAACCAGTCGGCCGTCATCGGCCCCGCGCCATGGCCAGTGACCTACGGCCCGTCCACTCGCCGCCTGATCGACTTTGCCGACGTGGCCCACGCCCTCACCATCAATCCGGTGGGGCAAAGCGGCGTGCCGTTCGACAAGCACTATGGCGACCAGGCCGAGACCTATATCGAAGGGGGTTATGAGCAGGCGCATTTCAGTGATGAGGAAGTCACGGCCAATACCCGCAGCACGCTGAAACTGCTGCCGGCGCGATAG
- a CDS encoding GlxA family transcriptional regulator has translation MHKTVAILIFPGVQSLDVTGPMDVFYEANRFLVPEDHYQLEVIGLGHGTMAASNGLSLQAHNHYSEALQAYDLLLVAGGPQLPFEDFGAPFDDWLRGATARARRFGSICNGAFMLARAGLLDGKTVTTHWNDAADLARLCPSAQIEADRLYVQDGNLYTSAGVTAGIDLSLYLLAQDHGPEVALSVAKRLVVFTQRSGGQSQFSPFLTPHAETNSAVALVQLYVLANLTGDLTIADLAKAANMSARNFSRVFAREARITPAEFVERARVDAARVMLESTHAPLKTVAYQCGFRDAQHMRSVFNRRLGVTPQQFRLNFAAPV, from the coding sequence ATGCACAAGACCGTCGCGATCCTGATCTTCCCCGGCGTCCAGTCACTGGATGTGACCGGTCCCATGGACGTGTTCTACGAGGCCAACCGCTTTCTGGTGCCCGAAGATCATTACCAGTTGGAAGTGATAGGTTTAGGCCACGGCACGATGGCGGCTTCCAATGGCCTGTCACTCCAGGCCCATAATCATTACAGCGAAGCCCTGCAGGCCTATGACCTGCTGCTGGTCGCGGGCGGCCCGCAGTTACCCTTCGAGGACTTCGGCGCTCCGTTCGATGATTGGCTGCGTGGCGCCACCGCCCGGGCGCGACGGTTTGGCTCAATCTGCAACGGGGCCTTCATGCTGGCGCGCGCCGGATTGCTGGACGGAAAAACCGTCACCACCCATTGGAACGACGCCGCCGACCTGGCGCGTCTGTGCCCCTCGGCCCAGATCGAAGCCGACCGCCTCTACGTACAGGATGGCAATCTCTACACCTCGGCGGGCGTCACGGCAGGCATCGACCTGTCGCTGTACCTGCTGGCCCAGGACCACGGCCCGGAAGTGGCGTTGAGCGTGGCCAAGCGCCTGGTGGTGTTCACCCAGCGCTCGGGTGGGCAGTCGCAGTTCAGCCCGTTCCTCACGCCCCACGCCGAAACCAACTCGGCGGTGGCGCTGGTGCAGTTATACGTATTGGCGAACCTGACGGGCGACCTGACCATCGCCGACCTGGCCAAGGCCGCCAACATGAGCGCGCGCAACTTCTCCCGGGTGTTTGCCCGTGAGGCGAGGATTACGCCAGCGGAGTTTGTCGAACGGGCGCGGGTGGATGCGGCGCGGGTGATGCTCGAAAGCACGCATGCGCCGCTGAAGACCGTGGCCTACCAATGCGGGTTTCGCGATGCCCAGCACATGCGCAGCGTGTTCAATCGCCGGCTGGGCGTGACGCCGCAACAGTTCCGGCTCAATTTTGCGGCACCGGTCTAA
- a CDS encoding HD domain-containing protein, which yields MTTTIAGIKIPDSALAKATTDYIRDIESDLLYHHSRRVFLFGALSGERKQLAYNPELLYVGAMFHDLGLVAGHRSDDQRFEVDGANAAAAFLKPYGLSDDDIEQVWLSIALHTTPGVPQHLRPTVALVTAGVEMDVLGMDYAAFSSVQREAVVHAHPRGEGFKECIICAFADGLRHRPQTTFGNVKTDVLVDQEPGFKPMNFVEVIRKSPWLA from the coding sequence ATGACCACCACCATCGCCGGTATCAAGATCCCGGACAGCGCCCTGGCCAAAGCCACCACCGACTACATCCGCGACATCGAATCCGACCTGCTCTACCACCACTCCCGCCGGGTGTTCCTGTTCGGCGCATTGAGCGGTGAGCGCAAGCAACTGGCCTACAACCCGGAGCTGCTCTACGTCGGCGCCATGTTCCATGACCTGGGCCTGGTGGCAGGCCATCGCAGTGATGACCAGCGCTTCGAAGTGGACGGCGCCAACGCCGCCGCGGCCTTCCTCAAGCCTTACGGGCTGAGCGACGACGATATCGAACAGGTGTGGCTGTCCATCGCCCTGCACACCACGCCGGGCGTGCCGCAACACCTGCGCCCGACCGTGGCACTGGTGACCGCCGGTGTGGAAATGGACGTGCTGGGCATGGACTACGCCGCGTTCAGCAGCGTGCAGCGCGAAGCCGTGGTGCATGCGCATCCACGCGGTGAAGGGTTCAAGGAGTGCATCATCTGCGCGTTTGCCGACGGCTTGCGCCATCGCCCGCAGACCACGTTCGGCAACGTGAAGACCGATGTGCTGGTGGATCAGGAACCGGGGTTCAAGCCAATGAATTTTGTCGAGGTGATTCGCAAGTCGCCGTGGTTGGCGTAG
- a CDS encoding ABC transporter permease subunit produces MKRVSFSSFMLVAGLLFIYLPMLILVIYSFNESKLVTVWGGWSIKWYVGLLDNTQLMGSVARSLEIACYTAVAAVALGTLAAFVLTRISQFKGRTLFGGLVTAPLVMPEVITGLSLLLLFVAMAQMIGWPQERGIVTIWIAHTTFCAAYVAVVVSARLRELDLSIEEAAMDLGARPWKVFFLITIPMIAPSLAAGGMMSFALSLDDLVLASFVSGPGSTTLPMEVFSAVRLGVKPEINAVASLILLAVSLVTFLVWFFSRRAEEMRKKAIQQAIEEAAADGWQQPDKRRAPAPV; encoded by the coding sequence ATGAAGCGCGTCAGTTTCTCAAGCTTCATGCTGGTGGCGGGGTTGTTGTTCATCTACCTGCCGATGCTGATCCTGGTGATCTACTCGTTCAACGAATCCAAGCTGGTGACGGTGTGGGGCGGTTGGTCGATCAAGTGGTACGTGGGCCTGCTGGACAACACCCAGTTGATGGGCTCGGTGGCACGTTCCCTGGAAATCGCCTGCTACACGGCGGTGGCCGCCGTGGCGCTGGGTACGTTGGCGGCGTTTGTGCTGACGCGCATCAGCCAGTTCAAGGGCCGCACGCTGTTCGGCGGCCTGGTGACCGCGCCGTTGGTGATGCCGGAAGTGATCACCGGTCTGTCGCTGCTGCTGCTGTTCGTGGCCATGGCGCAGATGATCGGCTGGCCCCAGGAGCGTGGCATCGTCACCATCTGGATCGCCCACACCACGTTCTGTGCCGCTTATGTGGCGGTGGTGGTATCGGCGCGCCTGCGTGAGCTGGACCTGTCGATCGAAGAAGCGGCGATGGACCTGGGTGCACGGCCGTGGAAGGTGTTCTTCCTGATCACCATCCCGATGATCGCGCCGTCGCTGGCGGCGGGCGGCATGATGTCGTTCGCACTGTCCCTGGATGACCTGGTACTGGCCAGCTTCGTCTCGGGACCGGGTTCGACCACCTTACCGATGGAAGTGTTCTCGGCGGTACGCCTGGGGGTTAAACCCGAGATCAACGCCGTGGCGAGCCTGATTCTGCTGGCAGTGTCGCTGGTGACCTTCCTGGTGTGGTTCTTCAGCCGGCGTGCCGAAGAGATGCGCAAGAAGGCCATCCAGCAGGCGATTGAAGAAGCCGCCGCCGATGGCTGGCAGCAGCCGGACAAGCGTCGGGCTCCAGCGCCGGTCTAA